A region from the Bos indicus x Bos taurus breed Angus x Brahman F1 hybrid chromosome 9, Bos_hybrid_MaternalHap_v2.0, whole genome shotgun sequence genome encodes:
- the GJE1 gene encoding putative gap junction epsilon-1 protein: MSLNYIKNFYEGCMKPPTVIGQFHTLFFGSVRMFFLGVLGFAVYGNEALHFSCDPDKREVNLFCYNQFRPITPQVFWALQLVIVLVPGAIFHLYAACKSINQECILQKPIYTVIYILSVLLRISLEVVAFWLQIHLFGFQVKPLYLCDAVSLGKKLTIIKCMVPEHFEKTIFLIAMYTFTAITIVLCVAEIFEIICRRLCFLISQ, encoded by the exons ATGTCTCTAAATTACATCAAAAACTTCTATGAAGGATGT ATGAAGCCTCCTACCGTGATTGGCCAATTTCACACCCTTTTCTTTGGATCGGTTCGAATGTTCTTCCTCGGGGTCTTAGGCTTTGCAGTCTACGGGAACGAGGCTCTGCACTTCAGTTGTGATCCGGACAAGAGAGAAGTAAACCTCTTCTGTTATAATCAGTTCAGACCAATCACTCCACAA GTGTTCTGGGCATTACAACTAGTGATTGTCCTGGTTCCTGGAGCTATTTTCCATCTATATGCTGCATGTAAAAGCATCAATCAAGAATGCATTCTTCAAAAACCCATCTACACTGTGATCTACATCCTCTCTGTTTTGTTAAGAATTAGCCTAGAAGTGGTAGCATTTTGGCTTCAGATTCACCTTTTTGGTTTCCAAGTAAAACCTCTCTACCTGTGTGATGCTGTGTCTCTCGGGAAAAAATTGACTATCATAAAATGCATGGTTCCAGAACACTTTGAGAAGACCATTTTCCTCATTGCAATGTATACATTTACTGCCATTACAATAGTATTATGTGTGGCTGAGATTTTTGAGATCATATGTAGAAGATTATGCTTTCTAATTAGTCAGTGA